A DNA window from Microcystis aeruginosa NIES-843 contains the following coding sequences:
- a CDS encoding type II toxin-antitoxin system HigB family toxin, which produces MTNANSCESLYDWYRVASKAAWQNLIDVQATYKSAESVGNFTVFNIKGNHYRLIVDLVYNRQTIYIKYILTHAEYDKENWKNDAYF; this is translated from the coding sequence ATGACCAACGCTAATTCCTGCGAGTCTCTCTATGATTGGTATAGAGTCGCTAGTAAAGCAGCATGGCAAAATCTAATCGATGTGCAAGCCACTTATAAAAGTGCTGAATCTGTTGGTAATTTCACTGTTTTTAACATTAAAGGAAATCACTATCGTCTAATTGTAGATCTAGTTTATAACCGACAGACTATCTATATTAAATATATTCTTACCCACGCCGAGTACGATAAAGAAAATTGGAAAAATGATGCTTACTTTTAA
- a CDS encoding helix-turn-helix domain-containing protein has product MLTFNSKTYGELLAHYQPKAITTEAENERAIAIAQELEHRSELSLEEEALLELLISLIERFEADNYPIPDINPLATLQHLIEANDIEYAELITILGSPDAVEQIINGQRSINQSEARSLGAYFRVDASLFT; this is encoded by the coding sequence ATGCTTACTTTTAATTCTAAAACCTATGGAGAATTACTCGCTCACTATCAACCAAAAGCAATCACCACAGAGGCGGAAAACGAGCGAGCGATCGCAATTGCTCAAGAGTTGGAACATCGCTCGGAACTTAGTTTAGAGGAGGAGGCTTTACTGGAGTTATTGATTAGTTTGATCGAAAGGTTCGAGGCGGATAATTATCCAATTCCTGACATAAATCCTTTAGCGACTTTACAACATCTTATAGAAGCTAATGATATAGAATATGCAGAGCTAATTACTATTTTGGGTTCCCCTGATGCGGTGGAGCAAATAATTAATGGACAACGCAGCATCAATCAGTCAGAAGCTAGGTCTTTGGGAGCATATTTTCGGGTTGATGCCAGTTTATTTACTTAA
- a CDS encoding RNA-guided endonuclease InsQ/TnpB family protein: MFVLEYKLRGKPSQYQAIDEAIRTVQFVRNKCLRYWEDNKGVGQKDVYKYVTQLRSEYPFVQDLNSTACQQACERTWTAILRFYNNCKNKIAGKKGYPKYSKRTHSVEFKKSGWKLNRNSKRITFTDGKNIGELKLIGSRDLFDFQEWQIQRIRIVKRADGYYCQLMLKLDARDITPQLESTGHCLGLDMGLKYLYADSNGNTVEPPKYYRKAEKRLHKLNRRKSKKFKRGQKQSNNYKKASQKYAKGHLKVSRQREEFAKKLALRLIQSNDLIAYEDLKVKNLVRNRKLAKSINDAGWSQLRKWIEYFGIKYGRLTIAVNPAYTSQECFNCGRLIQKSLSVRTHVCSCGYVEDRDKMAALNILKKATIGHIGSWSLDLNAWGDLSSILVGRNTC; this comes from the coding sequence ATGTTTGTTTTAGAGTACAAGCTTAGAGGAAAACCATCTCAATATCAAGCCATTGATGAGGCTATTCGGACAGTACAGTTTGTTCGGAATAAATGTCTTAGATATTGGGAAGACAATAAAGGTGTAGGACAAAAGGATGTATATAAATATGTCACTCAATTAAGAAGTGAATACCCTTTTGTTCAAGACCTTAACTCTACAGCTTGTCAACAGGCTTGCGAACGTACTTGGACTGCTATTCTTAGGTTCTATAATAACTGTAAGAACAAAATTGCTGGTAAGAAAGGATATCCTAAATACTCTAAACGTACTCATTCTGTTGAGTTTAAAAAGTCAGGTTGGAAACTTAATCGAAATTCCAAGAGAATAACTTTCACTGATGGAAAAAACATTGGGGAGTTAAAACTAATTGGTAGTCGAGACTTGTTTGATTTTCAAGAATGGCAAATTCAACGGATAAGAATAGTTAAAAGGGCTGATGGATATTATTGCCAGTTAATGCTAAAACTCGATGCTAGAGATATAACCCCACAATTAGAATCGACGGGTCATTGCCTAGGATTAGATATGGGGTTAAAATATCTTTATGCTGACAGTAACGGGAATACAGTAGAGCCTCCTAAGTATTATCGAAAAGCCGAGAAACGTCTTCATAAACTGAATAGAAGAAAGTCGAAAAAGTTTAAGAGAGGACAAAAGCAGTCTAATAACTACAAAAAAGCTAGTCAAAAATACGCCAAGGGACATTTAAAAGTAAGTAGGCAACGAGAAGAGTTTGCTAAAAAATTGGCACTCCGTTTAATTCAGTCAAACGACTTGATAGCCTACGAGGATTTAAAAGTCAAGAACCTTGTGCGTAATCGAAAACTAGCTAAGAGTATCAATGATGCTGGTTGGTCACAATTGAGAAAATGGATAGAGTATTTTGGCATTAAATACGGCCGATTAACCATAGCAGTTAATCCAGCCTATACAAGTCAAGAATGCTTTAATTGTGGTCGGTTAATCCAAAAGTCTCTATCAGTTAGAACTCATGTTTGTTCCTGCGGATATGTGGAAGATAGAGACAAAATGGCGGCCTTGAATATACTCAAAAAAGCTACGATAGGGCATATCGGAAGCTGGTCGTTAGACCTAAACGCTTGGGGAGATTTAAGCTCTATTTTGGTTGGTAGAAATACCTGCTAA
- a CDS encoding glycosyltransferase, whose protein sequence is MTHFGILCPTASGHINPLLPLGKELQKRGHKVTCFLTLDGEEMVQAAGLDFQAIAPDQYPKGTSAKNLAEIGQLQGTAAVRRTVQSVTNSTAALFETIPQEMRRLGIDALIVDQVSPSGGTIAEKLAIPFVSFAGALVLNRDPLIPPFMTIWDYNPSFIGVIRNKIGYKLLDSLTRPLNELINRQRQEWGLIPYQNINQRYSPIAQISQQPAEFEFPRQNLPAHFHFTGPFHDSSTRKTIPFPYEKLTGQPLIYASLGTIQNRLQSAFNAIAEACADLPVQLVLSLGNTDSNIQITTKNALVVPYAPQLELLTRASLTITHAGLNTTLESLAQAVPMVAIPITNDQPGVSARIKWSGTGEVIPISRLEVPRLRKAIEKVLSFPSYRENALRMQKALQKTGGVKMAADIVEKAISTGQPVLSV, encoded by the coding sequence ATGACTCATTTTGGCATTCTTTGTCCCACCGCTTCTGGACATATCAATCCTCTCCTACCTTTAGGAAAAGAGTTACAAAAACGCGGTCATAAAGTTACCTGTTTTTTAACTCTTGATGGTGAAGAAATGGTGCAAGCAGCCGGCTTAGATTTTCAGGCAATTGCACCCGACCAATATCCGAAAGGCACATCAGCCAAAAATTTAGCCGAAATTGGTCAATTACAGGGAACAGCCGCCGTCCGTCGCACGGTACAATCAGTTACTAATTCTACCGCTGCCCTCTTTGAAACTATCCCTCAAGAGATGCGTCGCTTGGGAATTGATGCCCTAATTGTCGATCAAGTCTCCCCCTCAGGAGGTACAATCGCAGAAAAATTAGCTATTCCCTTTGTCAGTTTTGCTGGGGCATTGGTTTTAAATCGTGACCCGCTTATTCCGCCCTTTATGACCATTTGGGACTATAATCCCTCATTTATCGGGGTTATTCGCAATAAAATTGGCTATAAACTGCTTGACTCTCTGACTCGTCCCCTGAATGAGTTAATCAACCGGCAGCGTCAAGAATGGGGGTTAATTCCCTATCAAAACATCAATCAACGCTATTCACCCATCGCCCAAATTAGCCAACAACCTGCCGAATTCGAGTTTCCTCGGCAAAATTTACCCGCTCACTTTCACTTTACCGGCCCCTTTCACGATTCCTCCACCAGAAAAACGATTCCTTTTCCTTACGAAAAATTAACCGGACAACCCTTGATTTATGCTTCCCTCGGTACAATTCAAAATCGCCTACAATCGGCCTTTAATGCGATCGCCGAAGCCTGTGCCGATTTGCCGGTACAATTAGTTTTATCCTTGGGCAACACCGACTCTAACATTCAAATAACGACAAAAAACGCCCTAGTTGTTCCCTACGCTCCCCAATTAGAGCTTTTAACCAGAGCCTCTCTTACTATCACCCACGCAGGCTTAAATACTACCCTAGAATCCCTTGCCCAAGCTGTACCGATGGTGGCTATTCCCATCACTAACGACCAACCGGGGGTATCTGCTCGGATAAAATGGTCGGGGACAGGGGAAGTGATTCCGATTTCCCGTCTAGAAGTTCCCCGTTTACGAAAGGCGATTGAAAAGGTCTTATCCTTCCCCAGTTACCGAGAAAATGCCCTGAGAATGCAAAAAGCACTACAGAAGACTGGAGGAGTGAAAATGGCCGCCGATATCGTCGAAAAAGCCATTTCTACCGGCCAACCCGTCCTATCGGTATAA
- a CDS encoding transglutaminase domain-containing protein encodes MIFDPASLPSHRQTIRPISATALHGIVFQDNKLIAIDAKNGYLYQIALDTGHTTVINSHRWQEFVGTTGLAIDDQNHLWFTTRENLYCCTLEDFTPKFFTRLPYTANGVAVTGNTIYVTCQRSGQIFIFDRQSGQEITRLYAPGIGIENITIRGEELWLTDTLEQTVYCLDRATGEQLFSMITPFESPTGLAFYRNANSGKDILYVAYAFQEPFIRDNPNSEQVYELSYRPRTFVHPLYFHYDPAKKYALSNGYLIELSYVEELEPLYNIELKDVEWRIALPLETPRQKIRSVEAVGLPFTEEIQDGQRVAVFKFKQITAKQRHIFGWKVVLEVWGIKYQITPQDCEDLPPLPADFPDRYLIDNDDLAMNTEIILNAAEEAIGRETNLLRKVYSIRNYVYDQLSYGIKPNIDTPDIALRRGVGSCGEYVGLLLALCRLNGIACRTVGRYKCPPHPLERNLPLEPDYNHVWMEFYLPSIGWVPMESNPDDIFEGGPYPNRFFMGLAWYHTEIAKDIPFERMLSEGQPVLKTQVPIGDLAINHVQFIILEELAPKD; translated from the coding sequence ATGATTTTCGATCCTGCCAGTCTTCCCTCCCATCGTCAAACGATTCGCCCGATTAGCGCCACAGCCCTGCACGGAATTGTATTTCAAGATAACAAATTAATCGCTATCGACGCAAAAAACGGCTATTTATACCAAATTGCCCTCGATACTGGTCATACAACCGTAATTAATTCCCATCGCTGGCAAGAATTCGTCGGGACGACGGGATTGGCAATCGATGATCAAAATCACCTCTGGTTTACTACCCGCGAAAATCTCTACTGCTGCACTCTCGAAGATTTTACCCCGAAATTTTTTACCCGTCTTCCCTACACCGCTAACGGAGTCGCCGTAACTGGTAACACAATTTATGTCACTTGTCAACGTTCTGGACAAATCTTTATATTTGATCGCCAATCGGGACAGGAGATTACTCGTTTGTACGCGCCTGGTATCGGCATCGAAAATATCACCATTCGCGGGGAAGAACTTTGGTTAACGGATACCCTAGAACAAACGGTTTACTGTCTTGATCGCGCCACGGGAGAACAGCTTTTTAGCATGATAACTCCTTTTGAATCACCGACGGGATTAGCATTTTATCGCAATGCGAACAGTGGCAAGGATATCTTATATGTGGCCTATGCTTTCCAAGAACCCTTTATCCGCGATAATCCCAATTCCGAACAGGTTTACGAACTTAGTTATCGTCCGCGTACTTTTGTCCATCCTCTATATTTTCACTACGATCCCGCTAAAAAATACGCCCTTTCTAATGGTTATCTGATTGAATTATCCTACGTCGAGGAATTGGAACCTCTATATAATATCGAACTAAAAGATGTGGAATGGCGCATCGCTTTACCCCTAGAAACACCGCGGCAAAAAATTCGCAGCGTCGAAGCGGTGGGATTGCCTTTTACTGAAGAAATTCAAGACGGGCAGCGGGTGGCAGTATTTAAGTTCAAGCAAATAACCGCCAAACAACGTCATATTTTTGGGTGGAAAGTAGTATTAGAAGTATGGGGAATTAAATACCAAATTACCCCCCAAGATTGCGAAGATTTACCCCCCTTACCCGCCGATTTTCCCGATCGCTATTTGATCGATAATGATGATCTGGCCATGAATACAGAAATTATCCTCAATGCTGCCGAAGAAGCGATCGGTCGGGAAACCAATCTCCTCCGAAAAGTTTATAGTATTCGTAACTACGTCTATGATCAGCTTTCCTACGGCATCAAACCCAACATCGACACCCCCGATATTGCTCTGCGGCGCGGAGTGGGTTCCTGTGGCGAATATGTGGGTTTATTATTGGCTTTGTGTCGTCTTAATGGTATTGCCTGTCGTACGGTAGGACGCTATAAATGCCCACCCCATCCCCTCGAACGTAATTTACCCCTCGAACCAGATTACAATCACGTCTGGATGGAATTTTATCTCCCCTCTATCGGTTGGGTTCCCATGGAGTCCAATCCCGATGATATTTTTGAAGGTGGTCCCTATCCCAATCGTTTCTTTATGGGTTTAGCTTGGTATCACACGGAAATTGCCAAAGATATCCCCTTTGAACGAATGCTAAGTGAAGGACAACCGGTGTTAAAAACCCAAGTTCCCATCGGCGATTTAGCGATTAATCACGTTCAATTCATCATTCTTGAGGAATTAGCCCCAAAAGACTAG
- the cofG gene encoding 7,8-didemethyl-8-hydroxy-5-deazariboflavin synthase subunit CofG: MSRIVTYSPSHTLVPTYECFNRCSYCNFRRDLGTDGWLSLDKAKEILTALQGSEITEILILSGEVHPLAANRESWFRHIYNLAALALNMGFYPHTNAGILTFAEMEKLKNVNLSMGIMLEQMTVTLLNTVHRHAPSKVPSLRLEQLQWAGELGIPFTTGLLLGIGETECDRLVTLETIAAIHQRWGHIQEVILQPYNPGKREQWQNNPFDLQKLPDLVRQAREILPPDIVIQIPPNLVPDPLFLLDCLAAGARDLGGIGLIDEVNPDYLHLHPDKLKEFLAIYGWELKPRLPVYQ, translated from the coding sequence ATGTCAAGAATTGTCACCTATAGTCCCTCTCATACCCTTGTACCTACCTACGAGTGTTTCAATCGTTGCAGTTATTGTAATTTTCGCAGGGATTTAGGCACTGATGGCTGGTTAAGTCTAGACAAGGCCAAAGAGATTTTAACTGCTTTGCAGGGTTCGGAAATTACGGAAATTTTAATTCTTAGCGGGGAAGTTCATCCTTTAGCAGCCAATCGAGAGTCATGGTTTCGGCATATTTATAATTTAGCAGCATTGGCTTTAAATATGGGTTTTTATCCCCATACCAATGCGGGGATTTTAACTTTTGCCGAGATGGAAAAACTGAAAAATGTCAATCTATCTATGGGCATAATGTTAGAACAAATGACGGTGACTTTATTAAATACTGTCCATCGTCATGCCCCCAGTAAAGTGCCATCCCTGCGCTTAGAGCAGTTACAATGGGCGGGAGAATTAGGAATTCCTTTTACCACGGGGTTATTATTAGGAATTGGTGAAACAGAATGCGATCGCTTAGTAACCTTAGAAACTATTGCCGCTATTCATCAACGTTGGGGACATATTCAAGAAGTGATCCTACAACCCTACAATCCGGGCAAAAGAGAACAGTGGCAAAATAATCCTTTTGATCTGCAAAAACTGCCCGATTTGGTTAGGCAAGCCAGGGAAATTTTGCCCCCAGATATTGTCATTCAAATTCCCCCGAATTTAGTACCCGATCCTCTTTTTCTCTTGGATTGTTTAGCGGCAGGAGCGCGGGATTTAGGCGGTATTGGCCTTATCGATGAAGTTAATCCCGATTACCTCCATTTACACCCCGATAAATTAAAGGAATTTTTAGCAATTTATGGCTGGGAATTAAAGCCACGCCTACCGGTTTATCAGTAA
- a CDS encoding L-lactate dehydrogenase — MLDKIFTPNPYAEKPAPLRPRKGVIIGVGQVGMACAYSMLIQDCFDELILQDIATDKVEGEVMDLRHGMPFIEPTDLKMGTVADVGQNADVVIITAGAAQKEGETRLHLLERNVAIFRRILEDVAVYCPSALILVVSNPVDIMTYVTLKITNFPPSRVIGSGTVLDSGRLRSLLSTQLHVDARNVHAYIIGEHGDSELAVWSSANIGGARLLEGDWQDLSAADQESLTEIFLQVKNAAYEIIKRKGYTSYAIGLATTDIVKAILRSQERILTISTLLDGQYGLKDVCLSIPSVVNEKGVIKTLNLALSPREMEQLHNSAKIMRDLIDQLKI; from the coding sequence ATGCTAGATAAAATATTTACTCCCAATCCCTACGCTGAAAAACCCGCTCCTCTGCGTCCTCGCAAGGGGGTAATTATCGGTGTTGGTCAGGTGGGGATGGCCTGCGCTTACTCGATGTTAATTCAAGACTGTTTTGATGAATTAATTCTGCAAGATATCGCCACGGATAAAGTCGAAGGGGAAGTGATGGATTTAAGGCACGGAATGCCTTTTATTGAACCCACAGACTTGAAAATGGGAACCGTGGCCGATGTGGGACAAAATGCCGATGTGGTGATTATTACTGCCGGGGCCGCCCAAAAAGAGGGAGAAACCAGATTACATCTCCTTGAGCGAAATGTGGCGATTTTTCGCCGTATTCTGGAGGATGTGGCTGTTTACTGCCCCAGTGCTTTGATTTTGGTGGTGAGTAATCCCGTCGATATCATGACCTATGTTACCTTGAAAATCACCAATTTTCCGCCTTCTAGGGTGATTGGTTCGGGTACGGTGCTAGATTCTGGCCGTTTACGCTCTCTTTTATCCACCCAACTCCATGTAGATGCGCGTAACGTCCACGCTTATATTATCGGTGAACACGGGGATAGTGAGCTTGCTGTCTGGAGTTCGGCTAATATCGGAGGAGCAAGGTTACTAGAAGGAGATTGGCAGGATTTAAGCGCAGCCGACCAAGAAAGCTTAACAGAAATTTTTCTTCAGGTTAAAAACGCCGCCTATGAAATTATCAAACGCAAGGGTTATACTAGCTATGCGATCGGTTTAGCTACCACAGATATCGTTAAAGCGATTTTACGTTCCCAAGAAAGAATTCTCACTATTAGCACTCTCCTCGATGGTCAATACGGTCTCAAAGATGTGTGTTTAAGTATTCCCTCGGTGGTTAACGAGAAAGGAGTGATTAAAACCCTGAATCTTGCTCTTAGTCCCAGAGAAATGGAACAGTTACATAATTCGGCCAAAATTATGCGCGATTTAATCGATCAACTCAAAATTTAA
- a CDS encoding cytosine deaminase: MIPSSERYWLKNAHIPVSLLENESFSPQTSEGLTLVNLEINDGNINRITSTIPPEDNIPVIDLKKKIVFPCFVDMHTHLDKGHSWQRCPNHDGTFDSALKMALEDSRREWRLEDVYRRMEFGVKCSYAHGTAAIRTHIDSFGQQAQISLTALAELQRQWAGKITLQAVSLVSLDYYQTSEGAALADKIAEFGGILGGVAYTNPDLQAQIDITFKLAQERGLNLDFHLDENGDPDSTCLAAIARTAIKEQFDGQIICGHCCSLAVQSPEIIQETLNLVKNAGIAIVSLPMCNLYLQDRQEEKTPFWRGTTKVKEMKKAGIPVAFASDNCRDPFYGFGDHDGLEVFTQAVRIAHLDTPYADWVNSVTLTPANLLGLPHLGRIKTGLEANLLIFKARYFSELLSRPQWDRLVIRRGLSIDTTLPDYQELDDLVLGIDQIL; the protein is encoded by the coding sequence ATGATTCCCTCAAGCGAGCGCTACTGGCTCAAAAATGCTCATATTCCCGTTTCCCTGCTAGAAAATGAGAGTTTCTCTCCCCAAACCTCCGAGGGATTAACCTTAGTTAATCTGGAAATTAATGACGGTAACATTAATCGCATCACCTCAACAATCCCCCCCGAAGATAATATTCCCGTTATTGACCTCAAAAAAAAGATTGTTTTTCCTTGCTTTGTCGATATGCACACCCATCTCGATAAAGGTCATAGTTGGCAGCGTTGTCCTAACCATGATGGCACTTTTGACAGTGCCTTAAAAATGGCCCTAGAGGATTCCCGACGGGAGTGGCGCTTAGAGGATGTGTATCGTCGCATGGAATTCGGCGTTAAATGCAGTTATGCCCACGGAACCGCCGCTATTCGCACCCATATCGACTCTTTTGGTCAACAGGCACAGATTAGCTTAACTGCTTTGGCAGAATTGCAACGACAATGGGCCGGTAAAATCACCCTGCAAGCGGTTTCTCTAGTTTCCCTTGACTACTATCAAACCTCCGAGGGAGCGGCCTTAGCCGATAAAATTGCCGAATTTGGGGGCATATTAGGGGGAGTAGCCTACACAAATCCAGATTTACAGGCACAAATTGATATTACCTTCAAATTAGCCCAAGAAAGGGGTTTAAATCTCGATTTTCATCTGGATGAAAACGGCGATCCCGATTCTACCTGTTTAGCAGCGATCGCGCGTACTGCTATCAAAGAGCAATTTGACGGACAAATCATCTGTGGTCACTGTTGCAGTTTAGCGGTACAATCCCCTGAAATAATCCAAGAAACCCTAAATTTAGTCAAAAATGCGGGCATTGCTATCGTTAGCTTGCCGATGTGCAATCTCTACCTACAGGATCGTCAAGAGGAAAAAACCCCCTTTTGGCGCGGGACAACTAAGGTAAAAGAGATGAAAAAAGCGGGAATTCCGGTGGCTTTTGCCAGTGATAACTGTCGCGATCCCTTTTATGGTTTTGGGGATCACGATGGTTTAGAAGTCTTTACCCAAGCGGTGCGGATTGCTCATCTCGACACACCCTACGCTGACTGGGTAAATAGTGTCACCCTCACCCCAGCAAATCTGCTCGGATTGCCCCATTTAGGGCGCATTAAGACGGGTCTAGAGGCAAATTTGTTAATTTTCAAGGCGCGATACTTTAGCGAGCTATTATCGCGACCACAGTGGGATCGCCTCGTGATTCGGCGCGGGTTGAGCATCGATACTACTCTCCCCGATTACCAAGAGTTAGATGATTTAGTTCTAGGAATTGATCAAATCCTGTAA
- a CDS encoding DUF952 domain-containing protein — protein sequence MIYHITTERGWQIAREMGEYRAYSLKNEGFIHCSTLEQIPKVVAAFYQNQPDLLVLAISPEQLQSPVKWEQPQHPNPENATLELEKETFPHIYGAINLESVVFVKPLQDLINS from the coding sequence ATGATCTATCACATCACTACAGAAAGAGGTTGGCAAATAGCTCGTGAAATGGGGGAATATCGGGCGTATTCCCTAAAAAATGAGGGATTTATCCATTGCTCCACCTTAGAACAAATTCCGAAAGTTGTGGCCGCTTTTTATCAAAATCAGCCAGATTTGCTGGTTTTAGCCATTTCTCCTGAACAATTGCAGTCCCCGGTGAAATGGGAGCAGCCCCAACATCCTAACCCAGAAAATGCCACTCTAGAGCTAGAAAAAGAGACCTTTCCCCATATTTACGGTGCTATCAACCTAGAATCGGTGGTTTTTGTCAAACCCTTACAGGATTTGATCAATTCCTAG
- a CDS encoding DUF5615 family PIN-like protein → MSIFASLYMDEDMSALVATLLRSRGLDVTTVPEQSTLGKTDSEQLEFAASLGRCLVTHNRVDFERLHLQFIEEGREHCGIIVVPQKTAYEVVQRVSVLVNTLTVDSINNQLLYA, encoded by the coding sequence ATGAGCATATTTGCTTCGCTTTACATGGACGAAGATATGTCGGCGTTAGTTGCAACACTTCTGCGTTCTCGTGGTTTAGATGTCACCACTGTTCCTGAGCAGTCAACTTTGGGCAAAACTGACAGCGAACAATTAGAATTTGCCGCTTCTTTAGGTAGATGTCTTGTCACCCACAACCGAGTTGATTTTGAACGATTGCATCTTCAATTCATAGAGGAAGGCAGAGAACATTGTGGGATTATTGTTGTCCCTCAGAAAACTGCCTACGAGGTCGTGCAACGGGTTAGTGTTTTAGTCAACACCTTAACTGTTGATAGTATTAATAATCAGTTACTATACGCATGA
- a CDS encoding DUF433 domain-containing protein produces MTIITLSRYVTRNNEILGGEPIIEGTRTSIRAIVGLWRLGVMPEEIPTHLPHLTLAQVFDALSFYLDHQAEINEYIERNQVPDELVHPSVKAALGKL; encoded by the coding sequence ATGACGATTATCACTCTTTCACGTTATGTCACCAGAAACAATGAGATTTTAGGTGGAGAGCCAATTATTGAAGGCACTCGCACATCTATTCGCGCAATCGTAGGTCTGTGGCGATTAGGTGTGATGCCAGAGGAAATTCCAACTCATTTACCTCATTTGACCTTAGCACAAGTGTTCGATGCCTTGAGTTTTTATTTGGATCATCAAGCAGAAATTAACGAGTACATTGAACGTAACCAAGTCCCCGATGAGTTGGTGCATCCTTCTGTAAAGGCAGCTTTGGGTAAGCTATGA